One genomic region from Blattabacterium cuenoti encodes:
- a CDS encoding HU family DNA-binding protein, whose product MTKADIITEIISETGSERIDTQKVIEAFMKKIKQSLTSGENVYLRGFGSFIIKYRARKLGRHISKDESIVIPAHNIPAFKPAKSFTELVKKNVPIKK is encoded by the coding sequence ATGACAAAAGCAGATATAATAACAGAAATCATATCAGAAACTGGATCTGAGAGGATTGATACGCAAAAGGTGATAGAAGCATTTATGAAAAAAATAAAACAAAGCCTCACTTCGGGAGAAAATGTTTATTTAAGAGGATTCGGATCATTTATTATTAAATATCGAGCAAGAAAACTGGGACGTCATATTTCAAAGGATGAATCTATTGTAATTCCTGCGCATAACATTCCAGCATTTAAGCCTGCAAAATCTTTTACCGAATTAGTAAAGAAAAATGTTCCTATAAAAAAATGA
- a CDS encoding Rne/Rng family ribonuclease — MNKELIINAEKQEVKIALLEEGKLLELHRDVFNQKFSVGDIYLGIVKKILYGLNAAIIDIGHSKGAFLHYNDIGFQINKMLELISMKKKFLSNNFEKFEKKESINSIDKILHPGQKILVQISKEPISNKGPKLTAKICIPGRYLVLVPFSEKISISKKIKNAKEKSRLLSYIKKIKPNEFGLIIRTASYNKIGKFLNEELIFLITKWKKTLKNLIKLPPVRVLSEMSKTSCLLRDTFNDDLKSIDCNNSFICQEIHSYLSLIAPEKTNIIKYYKGNIPIFEKYGIEKQIQIFLGQNVPLENGAYLIIEHTEALHVIDVNSGMNNHMKKNCTESERIDNILKVNLLAATEIARQLRLRDMGGIIVVDFIDMSEPIQRKQLYEHLKEKMKNDRAKHKILPPNKFGLVQFTRHRVRPELKVNNEKSEDSPVNYIHRLEFVIESIIRNKNHQGIQLHIHSFVSAYLKKGFPSIQQKWLLKYKKWIKIIPRDTFGYTEYQVINKNHEIISSSFH, encoded by the coding sequence ATGAATAAAGAGTTAATTATAAATGCAGAAAAACAAGAAGTAAAGATCGCTCTTTTAGAAGAAGGTAAATTACTAGAGCTTCATCGAGATGTTTTCAATCAAAAATTCTCTGTAGGAGATATCTATTTAGGAATAGTAAAAAAGATTTTGTATGGATTAAATGCTGCCATTATCGACATAGGACATTCAAAAGGTGCTTTTTTACATTATAACGATATTGGATTTCAAATAAATAAAATGTTAGAGTTAATTTCTATGAAAAAAAAATTTTTATCTAACAATTTTGAAAAATTTGAAAAAAAAGAAAGTATAAATTCTATAGATAAGATATTACATCCTGGCCAAAAAATTTTAGTTCAAATTTCTAAAGAACCGATTTCTAATAAAGGACCAAAATTAACTGCAAAAATCTGTATACCAGGAAGGTATTTAGTTCTTGTTCCTTTTTCAGAAAAAATTTCTATTTCTAAAAAAATAAAAAATGCAAAAGAAAAAAGTAGGTTGCTTTCCTACATAAAGAAGATAAAACCTAATGAATTTGGTCTTATCATTCGTACAGCATCCTATAATAAAATAGGAAAATTTTTGAATGAAGAACTGATTTTCTTAATCACAAAATGGAAAAAAACATTAAAAAATTTGATCAAATTACCTCCAGTTAGGGTTTTAAGTGAAATGAGCAAAACTTCTTGTTTATTAAGAGATACATTCAACGATGATTTAAAATCTATTGATTGTAATAATAGTTTTATTTGTCAAGAAATTCATTCATATTTATCTTTAATTGCTCCGGAAAAAACTAACATAATTAAATATTATAAAGGAAATATTCCCATATTTGAAAAATATGGAATAGAAAAACAAATACAAATTTTTTTGGGTCAAAATGTTCCTCTTGAAAATGGAGCTTATCTTATTATAGAACACACTGAAGCTCTGCATGTTATAGATGTTAATAGTGGAATGAATAATCATATGAAAAAAAATTGTACAGAATCGGAGAGAATTGATAATATATTAAAAGTTAATCTATTAGCAGCAACCGAAATAGCCAGACAACTTAGATTAAGAGACATGGGAGGTATAATTGTAGTGGATTTTATAGATATGTCTGAACCTATTCAGAGGAAACAGTTATATGAACATTTAAAGGAAAAAATGAAAAATGACAGAGCAAAACACAAAATTTTACCACCAAACAAATTTGGTTTAGTTCAATTTACTCGTCATAGAGTAAGACCTGAATTGAAAGTCAATAATGAAAAATCTGAAGATTCTCCTGTAAATTATATTCATCGTTTAGAATTTGTTATAGAATCTATTATAAGAAATAAAAATCATCAGGGAATACAATTGCATATACATTCTTTCGTTTCAGCCTATTTGAAAAAAGGATTTCCTTCTATTCAACAAAAATGGTTGTTAAAATATAAAAAATGGATTAAAATCATTCCAAGAGACACGTTTGGATATACGGAATATCAAGTAATCAATAAAAATCATGAAATTATATCCTCTTCTTTTCATTGA
- a CDS encoding citrate synthase produces MCSVVHFEINGCHYKLPVVKGTFYEKAINISNLRENTDFITFDPGLKNTGIAKSSISFIDGEKGELLYRGYPIEQIINKCSFMETSYLILNGELPNTAQLKSFSEKIKKFNYINHKIYQILDKVPDNYHPMGILSSLTYVLTAFTNCLQEEDQYLHLLAKLPILAALTYRKKVGLPPSYADHNLDYTSNLLKMFFSVPNKSYQQNPIITDALDKLLILHADHEQNCSTTTVRLLSSAHSGLFSSVSAGISALWGRLHGGANQAVIEMLETILRSGGNIKKWVEKAKNKKDPFRLMGFGHRIYKNFDPRAEIAKKVAENLIKKLEIFDPILELAKSLEEKALQDSYFVEKKLYPNIDFYSGIIYKAIGIPNDMFTVMFALGRLPGWMAHWKEMKLNRDPIVRPRQIYIGYKKRNII; encoded by the coding sequence ATGTGTAGTGTTGTTCATTTCGAGATCAATGGATGTCATTATAAGCTTCCTGTAGTTAAAGGAACTTTTTACGAAAAAGCCATTAATATTTCTAATCTAAGAGAAAATACAGATTTTATCACATTTGATCCAGGATTAAAAAATACGGGAATTGCCAAAAGCTCTATCAGTTTTATAGATGGCGAAAAAGGAGAGCTTTTATATAGAGGATATCCTATTGAACAAATTATTAATAAGTGTTCGTTTATGGAAACGAGTTATCTAATTTTAAATGGAGAACTCCCCAATACTGCACAATTAAAATCTTTCTCTGAAAAAATAAAAAAATTCAATTATATTAATCATAAAATCTATCAAATACTTGATAAAGTACCTGATAATTATCATCCAATGGGAATATTATCTTCTTTAACCTATGTTTTAACTGCATTTACAAATTGTCTACAAGAAGAAGATCAGTATCTTCATCTTTTAGCTAAACTTCCCATATTGGCTGCTTTAACTTATAGAAAAAAAGTCGGACTTCCTCCTTCTTATGCAGATCATAATCTTGATTATACTTCCAATTTATTAAAAATGTTTTTTTCTGTTCCCAATAAATCTTATCAACAAAATCCGATTATTACGGATGCTTTGGATAAATTATTAATATTGCATGCTGATCATGAGCAAAATTGCTCAACAACCACTGTCCGTTTATTGAGTTCTGCTCATTCAGGACTATTTTCATCTGTATCTGCAGGAATTAGCGCTCTTTGGGGAAGATTGCATGGAGGAGCTAATCAAGCTGTAATTGAAATGTTAGAAACTATTTTAAGAAGTGGAGGGAATATAAAGAAATGGGTAGAAAAAGCAAAAAATAAGAAAGATCCATTTCGATTAATGGGATTTGGACACAGAATTTATAAAAATTTTGATCCTAGAGCGGAAATAGCAAAAAAAGTAGCTGAAAATCTTATCAAAAAATTAGAAATTTTTGATCCAATTTTAGAATTGGCAAAAAGTCTTGAAGAAAAAGCCCTTCAAGATTCTTATTTTGTGGAAAAAAAACTTTATCCTAATATTGATTTTTATTCTGGAATTATTTATAAAGCTATAGGCATTCCAAATGATATGTTCACTGTGATGTTTGCCTTAGGAAGATTACCAGGATGGATGGCTCATTGGAAAGAAATGAAATTGAATAGAGATCCCATAGTAAGACCCAGACAAATTTATATAGGATACAAAAAAAGGAATATAATATAA
- a CDS encoding GYDIA family GHMP kinase codes for MHQHDNFFYSHGKLLLTGEYFILCGACGLALPTIKGQSLTILRNISSVLHWKSYDEINRPWFEVIFKLPSLEICYETEKKIAKNLRDLLLRSKKIQKNFLHNSLGIHVETKLEFPRNWGLGSSSTLIHNIAKWAKIDPYMLLGNNFPGSGYDIACVSNSKPIIYKLHNKKPHIIPINFNPPFKDQLFFLHLNKKQNTCDGIQFFRSKKNISSQSIESISSITQKITFCKTLEEFEELLLKHEMIISKILNIPTIKETYFPDYLGLVKSLGAWGGDFVLISFRKGMKNYFSKKGFHTLISFDEMII; via the coding sequence ATGCATCAACATGATAACTTTTTTTATAGTCATGGAAAACTTTTGTTAACAGGAGAATATTTTATTTTATGTGGTGCTTGTGGTTTAGCTTTACCTACAATTAAAGGACAATCATTAACTATATTACGGAATATATCTTCTGTTTTGCATTGGAAGAGTTATGATGAAATTAATAGACCTTGGTTTGAAGTCATTTTCAAACTTCCTTCTTTAGAAATTTGTTATGAAACAGAAAAAAAGATAGCAAAAAATTTAAGAGATTTATTATTAAGATCCAAAAAAATTCAAAAAAATTTTCTTCATAATTCATTGGGAATACATGTCGAAACAAAACTAGAATTTCCTAGAAATTGGGGATTGGGAAGTAGTTCTACTTTAATTCATAACATAGCGAAGTGGGCTAAAATAGATCCATATATGTTATTAGGAAATAATTTTCCAGGAAGTGGTTATGATATAGCTTGTGTTTCAAATTCAAAACCAATAATTTATAAATTACATAACAAAAAACCTCATATTATTCCTATAAATTTTAATCCTCCATTTAAAGATCAACTTTTTTTTCTGCATCTCAATAAAAAACAAAATACTTGTGATGGAATACAATTTTTTCGTTCCAAAAAAAATATATCCAGTCAAAGTATTGAGTCTATATCTTCTATTACTCAAAAAATTACTTTTTGTAAAACATTAGAAGAATTTGAAGAATTATTACTGAAACATGAGATGATTATATCAAAAATATTGAATATTCCTACTATAAAAGAAACATATTTTCCAGATTATTTAGGATTAGTTAAAAGTTTAGGAGCTTGGGGTGGAGATTTTGTTTTGATAAGCTTTAGGAAAGGAATGAAAAATTATTTTTCTAAGAAGGGATTTCACACTCTAATTTCATTTGATGAGATGATTATCTAA
- the fabD gene encoding ACP S-malonyltransferase, with translation MKAYLFPGQGSQFIGMGKNLYKNSHLARKLFQLSDEVLGFRITSIMFEGTMNILKQTKYTQLAIYIYSVIKAKISNNFEPDMVAGHSLGEFSALAAIDVFSFENGLRLVNLRASIMQEICESIHGGMAVVFGLEDSIIEEICKKDSGIIVPSNYNAPEQLVISGEYKALKRVCSSLEKIGAKRIFILPVHGAFHSPIMEPARKKLKKFINKISFQDSKCPIYQNVTAQSVIKSNDIKKNLIKQLTSPVKWKQSIENMIAHGAISFTEIGPGKILQGLIRKISRNFAKKNIKPCDHAST, from the coding sequence ATGAAAGCTTATCTATTTCCTGGTCAAGGATCTCAATTTATAGGAATGGGAAAAAACTTATACAAAAATTCTCATTTGGCAAGAAAATTATTCCAATTATCTGATGAAGTTTTAGGATTTAGAATCACATCTATAATGTTTGAAGGAACTATGAATATTTTAAAACAAACAAAATACACACAACTTGCAATTTATATATATTCAGTTATAAAAGCAAAAATATCAAATAATTTTGAACCTGATATGGTAGCTGGTCATTCTCTTGGTGAATTTTCTGCTTTAGCTGCAATTGATGTATTCTCTTTTGAAAATGGTTTGAGATTAGTCAATCTAAGAGCTTCAATAATGCAAGAAATCTGTGAATCTATCCATGGAGGTATGGCTGTGGTGTTTGGTTTGGAAGATTCCATTATAGAAGAAATTTGCAAAAAGGATAGTGGAATTATTGTTCCGTCTAATTATAATGCACCTGAACAGTTAGTCATTTCTGGAGAATATAAAGCTCTTAAAAGAGTTTGTTCTTCTTTAGAAAAAATAGGAGCTAAAAGAATATTCATTCTTCCTGTTCATGGAGCATTTCATTCTCCCATCATGGAACCAGCCAGGAAAAAATTAAAAAAATTTATAAACAAAATTTCTTTTCAAGATTCTAAATGTCCAATATATCAAAATGTAACAGCTCAATCAGTTATAAAATCTAACGATATAAAAAAAAATCTGATCAAACAATTGACTTCTCCTGTAAAATGGAAACAATCTATAGAAAACATGATTGCTCATGGAGCTATTTCATTTACAGAAATAGGTCCAGGAAAAATATTACAAGGTTTAATTAGAAAAATTTCAAGAAATTTTGCAAAAAAAAATATAAAACCATGTGATCATGCATCAACATGA
- a CDS encoding TatD family hydrolase, which yields MKITDTHTHLYMKDFNEDIDFVIKNALNQGIHRFFIPSIDSSDIPNILKLEKKYPNICYPMIGLHPNRVFPDSLEKELNSIKKWLWKHSFISVGEIGMDFYSENKFFSEQEYAFQIQIKWAKKKKLPIVLHCRKAFDHIFNILSKESSIQGVFHCFSGTLEQAKKIIDFGMKIGIGGMITFKNNHVSQFLHKISLDHIVLETDSPYLSPHPFRGKRNEPMNLRIILKKLSQIYSTSEERIADIIHLNVENLFFSSC from the coding sequence ATGAAAATTACTGATACCCATACTCATCTGTATATGAAAGATTTTAATGAAGACATTGATTTTGTAATTAAAAATGCCTTGAATCAAGGAATACACAGATTTTTTATTCCTTCTATAGATTCTTCAGACATTCCCAATATATTAAAATTAGAAAAAAAATATCCTAATATATGTTATCCTATGATAGGACTTCATCCTAATAGAGTTTTTCCAGATTCTTTAGAAAAAGAATTAAATAGTATTAAAAAATGGTTATGGAAACATTCCTTTATTTCTGTAGGAGAAATTGGAATGGATTTTTATTCAGAAAATAAATTTTTTTCAGAACAAGAATACGCTTTTCAAATTCAAATAAAATGGGCAAAAAAAAAAAAACTACCCATAGTTCTACACTGTAGAAAAGCTTTTGATCATATTTTTAACATTTTATCAAAAGAATCTTCTATTCAAGGAGTATTTCATTGTTTTTCTGGAACTTTAGAACAAGCAAAAAAAATTATTGATTTTGGAATGAAAATAGGGATTGGAGGCATGATTACTTTCAAAAACAATCATGTCAGTCAATTTTTGCATAAAATAAGTCTAGATCATATCGTTTTGGAAACTGATTCCCCCTATCTTTCTCCACATCCTTTTAGAGGAAAAAGAAATGAACCAATGAATTTAAGAATAATTTTAAAAAAACTTTCTCAAATTTATTCAACATCAGAAGAAAGAATAGCCGACATTATTCATCTAAATGTAGAAAACTTATTTTTTTCATCATGTTGA